Proteins co-encoded in one Pseudophryne corroboree isolate aPseCor3 chromosome 1, aPseCor3.hap2, whole genome shotgun sequence genomic window:
- the LOC134994862 gene encoding uncharacterized protein LOC134994862 has protein sequence MAKEAKSARKTGGGPPFRATYREWEEPVRALIPAEVVSATHVRDSDRPTQDVRQTSRPDRPQTTQDDAGIAGSASVSLPPLRRPSQGSGHLPRRPSKTRRLGTESAAPSSPPRRRISAVSPQPPLALLASPQSDEPRSPQLSEPSLMADVDQQGQDQQATFTLQLTPVDPSQPIQLQDIPQASMSPQLAQAPPQPQIPDDFWSSWTSQQAQSNASLTAHTQHLASLPHHLPHISRNSGRLIVQVGQIATSMEQIRADNNQMLAHLTRIIDEQQRHQQTLVQLIQHNQVVNESLSRIVASHTATNTQLNASINNLSNNITLMAAQQVTSSSGTTTPIQTPVTSPVRRSSRARASEPAQSTAPSTHKRKK, from the exons atggccaaagaggcaaaatcagcccgcaaaaccggaggtggcccccctttccgggcaacctatcgggagtgggaggagcctgtgcgggcactgattcctgcagaagtggtgtctgcaactcatgtccgggattcggaccgacccacgcaggatg tccgacagaccagccggccagacaggcctcagacaactcaggatgatgctgggattgcag gttctgcttctgtaagcctacctcctctaaggcgcccatcacagggctcggggcacttacccaggaggccaagtaagacacggcgtcttggcacggaatctgcggctccatcttccccacccaggcggcgcatttctgcagtgtcaccccagccaccactggcactattggcgagtccacagagtgatgagccccgatcacctcagttatctg agccaagcttgatggccgacgtggaccagcagggacaagaccaacaggcaaccttcacactgcaactaacacctgttgacccgagccagccaatacagctgcaggatatcccccaagcctccatgagtccacaactggcacaagctccaccccagccacaaataccagatgacttttggtccagttggacaagccaacaggcccaaagcaatgccagcctgaccgcacatacccaacaccttgccagtctgccccatcatctaccgcacattagtcgcaactcgggcagactgattgtccaagtaggccaaatcgcaacatcgatggagcaaatacgggcagacaacaaccaaatgctggctcatttaacgcgcatcattgatgagcaacagcgccaccaACAAACACTCGtacaactaatacagcacaaccaggttgtgaatgagtctttatcccggattgtagccagccacactgcaaccaacacacaactgaatgcaagcataaataatttgagcaacaacataacattgatggcagctcaacaagtgacctccagctctggaaccacgacccctatccaaacgccagtaacctcccctgttcggcgttcctcccgagcacgtgccagtgagccagcacaaagcacagcacccagcacacacaagcggaaaaaataa